Proteins from a single region of Rhodovibrio salinarum DSM 9154:
- the fumC gene encoding class II fumarate hydratase produces the protein MSEQATRTESDSIGEIEVPASAYWGAQTQRSLQNFKIGGERMPTQVVRALGIQKLAAARANIKLGQLDKRVGDAICKAAQEVIDGELDDHFPLVVWQTGSGTQSNMNANEVIAGRANEMLAGTRGGKSPVHPNDHCNYGQSSNDTFPTVMHIAAVRLITTETIPKLKRLADALQEKAKAFDQIIKIGRTHLMDATPLTLGQEFSGYATQAAYAVARLEGSLPRLRQLAQGGTAVGTGLNSTQGFAEAFAEEVSAIVGERFQTAENKFEALAAHDAVVEASGAANTVATSLMKIANDIRLMGSGPRCGFFELLLPANEPGSSIMPGKVNPTQCEAMTQVCAQVMGNHTAVTVAGSNGHFELNVFKPVMIYNLLQSCQLLGDAAESFNTNCVAGIEANEERINQLMRDSLMLVTALNPHIGYDNAAKVAKKAFAESKTLKQAAAELDLLSQQQFDQLVRPEEMLGPRKAD, from the coding sequence ATGAGCGAGCAAGCCACCCGTACCGAAAGCGATTCGATCGGCGAGATCGAGGTTCCAGCCAGCGCCTACTGGGGCGCACAGACCCAGCGGTCGCTGCAGAACTTCAAGATCGGCGGGGAACGGATGCCGACCCAGGTGGTTCGCGCGCTCGGCATCCAGAAGCTCGCGGCGGCCCGCGCGAATATCAAGCTGGGTCAGCTCGACAAGCGGGTCGGCGATGCGATTTGCAAAGCCGCGCAGGAAGTGATCGACGGCGAACTCGACGATCACTTCCCGCTGGTGGTCTGGCAAACCGGCAGCGGCACGCAGTCGAACATGAACGCCAACGAGGTGATCGCCGGCCGGGCGAACGAAATGCTGGCCGGCACGCGCGGCGGCAAGTCGCCGGTGCACCCGAACGATCACTGCAACTACGGGCAATCGTCCAACGACACCTTCCCCACCGTGATGCACATCGCCGCCGTCCGGCTGATCACGACCGAGACGATCCCGAAGCTGAAGCGTCTGGCCGACGCCCTGCAGGAGAAGGCGAAGGCGTTCGACCAGATCATCAAGATCGGCCGTACCCACCTGATGGACGCGACGCCGCTCACCCTGGGCCAGGAGTTCTCCGGCTACGCCACCCAGGCGGCCTATGCGGTCGCGCGGCTGGAAGGCAGCCTGCCCCGGCTGCGCCAGCTCGCCCAGGGCGGCACGGCCGTCGGCACCGGCCTGAACAGCACCCAGGGCTTCGCCGAGGCATTCGCCGAGGAGGTTTCGGCCATCGTTGGAGAGCGCTTCCAAACGGCGGAGAACAAGTTCGAGGCGCTGGCCGCACACGACGCGGTGGTCGAGGCCTCCGGCGCGGCCAACACCGTGGCGACCTCGCTGATGAAGATCGCCAACGACATCCGCCTGATGGGCTCCGGCCCGCGGTGCGGCTTCTTCGAGCTGCTGCTGCCGGCGAACGAGCCCGGCTCCTCGATCATGCCCGGCAAGGTCAACCCGACCCAGTGCGAAGCGATGACCCAGGTGTGCGCGCAGGTGATGGGCAACCACACCGCCGTCACGGTCGCCGGCTCGAACGGCCACTTCGAACTCAACGTCTTCAAGCCGGTGATGATCTACAACCTGCTGCAGTCCTGCCAACTGCTGGGCGATGCGGCAGAGAGCTTCAACACCAACTGCGTGGCCGGAATCGAGGCGAACGAGGAGCGGATCAACCAGCTCATGCGCGATTCCCTGATGCTGGTGACCGCACTCAACCCGCACATCGGCTATGACAACGCCGCCAAGGTCGCGAAGAAGGCGTTCGCCGAAAGCAAGACGCTGAAGCAGGCCGCCGCCGAGCTGGACCTGCTGAGCCAGCAGCAGTTCGACCAGCTGGTCCGGCCGGAAGAGATGCTGGGCCCGCGCAAGGCGGACTGA